In one Balaenoptera ricei isolate mBalRic1 chromosome 20, mBalRic1.hap2, whole genome shotgun sequence genomic region, the following are encoded:
- the CISD3 gene encoding CDGSH iron-sulfur domain-containing protein 3, mitochondrial isoform X1: MLRAGHSQTRGNQRGRRRALHTPGTPRRLRGRLLGPTSGGWGWSACAGLRPAPREPRSVFRAEAGPGRREAGKREDDFPLEVFRFPLTLFFCFQTTVLRCLLALQKLNQRRDITSWLARWFPQTPAKSVVALKTPIKVELVAGKTYRWCVCGHSKKQPFCDGSHFFKRTGLSPLKFKAKETRVVALCTCKATQKPPYCDGTHRSERVQKAEVGSPL, translated from the exons ATGCTCCGCGCGGGTCATTCGCAGACACGCGGGAACCAAAGGGGGCGCCGGAGAGCCCTCCACACCCCGGGGACCCCTAGGCGGCTGCGGGGTCGGCTCCTCGGCCCGACTTCCGGCGGCTGGGGCTGGTCGGCTTGCGCAGGCCTGCGGCCCGCACCGCGCGAACCCCGCAGCGTCTTCCGGGCCGAGGCGGGGCCGGGCCGGCGGGAGGCGGGGAAGCGGGAAG ATGACTTCCCTCTGGAAGTCTTCCGCTTTccattgactttatttttctgtttccaaaCCACCGTCTTGCGATGCCTGCTTGCCTTGCAGAAGCTGAACCAGAGACGGGACATCACCTCCTGGCTG GCCCGATGGTTCCCCCAAACCCCAGCCAAGTCCGTGGTGGCCCTAAAAACACCCATCAAGGTGGAGCTGGTGGCTGGGAAAACCTacaggtggtgtgtgtgtggccacAGCAAGAAGCAG CCCTTCTGTGATGGCTCCCACTTCTTCAAACGCACTGGCCTATCCCCACTCAAGTTCAAGGCCAAGGAGACCCGTGTGGTGGCGCTCTGTACCTGCAAGGCCACCCAGAAGCCCCCATACTGCGATGGCACCCACAGGAGTGAGCGGGTGCAGAAGGCAGAAGTGGGCTCCCCACTCTGA
- the CISD3 gene encoding CDGSH iron-sulfur domain-containing protein 3, mitochondrial isoform X2 yields the protein MLRAGHSQTRGNQRGRRRALHTPGTPRRLRGRLLGPTSGGWGWSACAGLRPAPREPRSVFRAEAGPGRREAGKREDDFPLEVFRFPLTLFFCFQTTVLRCLLALQKLNQRRDITSWLPFCDGSHFFKRTGLSPLKFKAKETRVVALCTCKATQKPPYCDGTHRSERVQKAEVGSPL from the exons ATGCTCCGCGCGGGTCATTCGCAGACACGCGGGAACCAAAGGGGGCGCCGGAGAGCCCTCCACACCCCGGGGACCCCTAGGCGGCTGCGGGGTCGGCTCCTCGGCCCGACTTCCGGCGGCTGGGGCTGGTCGGCTTGCGCAGGCCTGCGGCCCGCACCGCGCGAACCCCGCAGCGTCTTCCGGGCCGAGGCGGGGCCGGGCCGGCGGGAGGCGGGGAAGCGGGAAG ATGACTTCCCTCTGGAAGTCTTCCGCTTTccattgactttatttttctgtttccaaaCCACCGTCTTGCGATGCCTGCTTGCCTTGCAGAAGCTGAACCAGAGACGGGACATCACCTCCTGGCTG CCCTTCTGTGATGGCTCCCACTTCTTCAAACGCACTGGCCTATCCCCACTCAAGTTCAAGGCCAAGGAGACCCGTGTGGTGGCGCTCTGTACCTGCAAGGCCACCCAGAAGCCCCCATACTGCGATGGCACCCACAGGAGTGAGCGGGTGCAGAAGGCAGAAGTGGGCTCCCCACTCTGA
- the CISD3 gene encoding CDGSH iron-sulfur domain-containing protein 3, mitochondrial isoform X3, translating to MGGAGALLRPAALKLNQRRDITSWLARWFPQTPAKSVVALKTPIKVELVAGKTYRWCVCGHSKKQPFCDGSHFFKRTGLSPLKFKAKETRVVALCTCKATQKPPYCDGTHRSERVQKAEVGSPL from the exons ATGGGCGGCGCGGGGGCGCTCCTGAGGCCGGCGGCCCTG AAGCTGAACCAGAGACGGGACATCACCTCCTGGCTG GCCCGATGGTTCCCCCAAACCCCAGCCAAGTCCGTGGTGGCCCTAAAAACACCCATCAAGGTGGAGCTGGTGGCTGGGAAAACCTacaggtggtgtgtgtgtggccacAGCAAGAAGCAG CCCTTCTGTGATGGCTCCCACTTCTTCAAACGCACTGGCCTATCCCCACTCAAGTTCAAGGCCAAGGAGACCCGTGTGGTGGCGCTCTGTACCTGCAAGGCCACCCAGAAGCCCCCATACTGCGATGGCACCCACAGGAGTGAGCGGGTGCAGAAGGCAGAAGTGGGCTCCCCACTCTGA